TAAGAGCAGGATGTCCACTGACTGGAGTCGAGACACTCATCTGTCCAAGTGCCATTCCCGTAGAAAACGAGGCGGGGAAACATACTGCAAACATGATGCTATCAGTGGAGATAAAGACGGTCGTTATGATGATCATATTTTACAGAGACAAGGTCTATTTTGGTCGTATAAACAGAAACGCAGCATCTTTTCAAAGCCTGtttaataaaaatttaaaaaagccttTATATGAGCTTGCAGGCGAGTATCTCTTTGGTGACAAGTCATCCGtgtcacagagggaaacaggcctGAACTTTGCAGCTAATGTGAACAGTCCTTTGAGCCTTATTAGCCAAAAGGGCATGGACGTGGTCTTCCATTACTTTACATCACCCTAAGGGAGAAGTGCTTCATTCAGGTCGAGGCACCTGGTGTGACGATGGATTGTTGAATTTCTTTTTGATGTGGATCACTGTTTTCCTCAAATGACAGTAAATTGTAGCTGACagcagtctttgtgtttttgaattatAGTCATAGTGGCATTTGCCGTTTGAGTTGAAATAAAAATCTGTCTATGTTTTGGCACAAGGGTAATTTCTTCCTGTCCACGTTTTAGTGAACCAAATGAGTTGGGTAGACAAAATGCTAAGCAACAcatcaaaaatcaaataatttaaatgaaatgtcttaaacaaaaataatcttgtTATGGTAAacagatttattattttgatatcTGTTGGATGGCTGGTTAAAGTAAAGTTTCACATTGAAATATTAGCCCAAATGGAAAAGAGGCCATGATATATAGACCCCTTGCGGTTTTATGCTCctgtttaattaaatgataagCACCTACCAAAGGTCAGAAAACTCACATAATTGTTGCATAATTGATAGAGGGCCAATTAGAAAACATGTTCGGACTCAAATACAATTACAGTCGCTGAAGTCTAgcgggtttttttttcacttttaataaacaaaacccGAGTAGTAGGTTAACATGAACACAGATAATCAATTTAAATGATACAAATCTGTGTTTGAACAACATTCGGACAGGCTCATATGTGATTTTCTAgttgacaaacaacaaaacctAGTCCTTAATTTACCATTGAAAGTAGACCAAATCTGTAAATATCAAGTTTCGTATGGTGGCCAGAGAATCTTTCATTTATCCATGACTTTGAACCCTCCTTAAAAATGGCTTGATTTAAAGAAGGATCACATTTTCTAAATTTACAAAAGGACAGGTaaccctttttgttttgtacctTATAAGACCTAAATATATCAGTTGAAGTGCAAATTAAGGGCTTCACCTTAAATGTGGGGATAATTGTGATAGATTTATTATATCAAGGTATATCAATGGATTGTCTACATCATTTCAGTGCTTAAAAATCCCATCCCTGAACCTGAGCACAGAAAATCCTTTCATAAAGCGAGCTTTCGGTCAGAGGCCTTTTTGTTGGTCAAGAACCGCTGGCAAGTGAATGAAAGGTGAAAGGTTACGCCGAGAGAGCTGTTTTGGATCAACTCCCTAGGAGCATTGCAACTGCTGGGTCTGAGGACTTTGACATGTTTAAatttgagatatatatatatatatatatatatatatatatatatagagagagagagagagagagagagagagagagatacacatACATATTTGAATTAACAACAACACTATATGCTCTATTTGTTCACGGCTTGATCCTCATGTTTACATAGCATTTAtctatattttgtatatattttttgtatctgGTCgtatatattctgtattttgtgtaCAGTAAATGTGGTGCTAGTGCTTCTTGACTGTCTCAATATTATAGACACTGTGTCAATAGCATGTAGTCCATCATACCCAAGACTACAATTCCCATGTGTTTAGAAACAGGTTCAAATGATTGACAAGTATTATGCATTAAGGCTAATCAAGTGATGTCCCTTGAACCTTTTGTACTGCTACATTTGCTGGCTAATACCTACTGCGTGACAGCTATTTATGTTGTAAAACAGCAATACGGCTCTTAACCTCTGTAAAGTTTAAAACATTCACTTCAAACAACATTTGTaactgcaaaatacaaataataagaCAATGAGATGTCTCTTACTTAACTTAAAAACCCAAGATGGAGGAAATaagtatttctgtttattttcactttagCCATTTAACCCTTAAGCCAACTCTCTGAACCTGCTGGTTTGGGTGTTAGCTGTCGACATAGTTTCGGTTATGTGCAAAGAGAAAGTttagagaaaatgaaagtgaaacagACTAAAGAGTAGCTACAGCTGACCCCACCGGCACAGATGAGGactgtgtctctgctgtgttgCCTCCTAAAGTATATATTTCTGCTCGCTATGTCCGTGTTTAACTTCAACCGACTTTATTCCGTGTATGAGTGGTTTCGGCGCATACTATCACTCGTTTGGCGCTGTGTGAAAGCGAGATTCGGCGTAATAGTCGGATATGCGTTTTCCCAGATACGCCTGCTAAAGGGCAACGGGAACCAGGTGGAGCCTGACAAGAACCCCGAAGACAGACCCACGAAGAAGAGTGTCTCCAAGGCCGAGGAAATAAACCCCGGAGACAGACCCACGGAGAGGAGTGTCTCCGTTGAGGTCAAGGACATAAACCCCGGAGACAGACCCACGGAGAGGAGTGTCTCCGTTGAGGTCAAGGACATAAACCCCGGAGACAGACCCACGGAGAGGAGTTCCTCCGCTGAGGTCAAGGACATAAACCCCGGAGACAGACCCACGGAGAGGAGTGTCTCCAAGGCCGAGGAAATAAACCCCGGAGACAGACCCACGGAGAGGAGTTCCTCCGCTGAGTTCGAGGACATAAACCCCGGAGACAGACCCACGGAGAGGAGTTCCTCCGCTGAGTTCGAGGAGTCTCGCCCTGAGGGTCAACATGAGCCCGCAGCCGGAAAGAGGGCCGCCGACCCCGACAGAGTGCTCACCTGCAAGCGGCAGAGGGTTGAGGAAGGTGACGGTGAGTTTGACGGAGAGGAGTATCGAGTCCAGACCACAGATGAGCTGTTCTGTGGATATGACTCAACGTGGGAGACCGAGGAGCCTCAGAGGGCCTCAGTCATGAGGACCAGGAGACCAGCAGCGTATAACGTGAGTCCACCAGAGGCCTGCTGTCCAGCTCTGAGAGGTGTTTCATTATAGGCCTGCACTGGAATCACTTTCTgtttgatgttgtgtttgtgtctttattgaTCTGATTGtgaccttatatatttttttacacacacacacatatgtatgatatatatatatatatatatagacaagGGTGACTTGGCAGAAttgactgcagtgtttgttgttaGGCCACCAGTGAATGTCAGGAGTTTAAACTGACCttctattattttctgtgtttcagcaAAAATTCGACAGATTTTTTAACTCTGCAAGAGACATGCAGAACTACAGGCATGACTACCCTGtgagttaaacacacacacacacacacacacacacacacacacacacacacacacacacacacacacacacacacacacacacacacacacacacacacacactgtcacatatATAAGTGTTAACCATGCACACATTCTTTAATATTTCCCCACAGTCCCAGTTCAGGAAAAAACGCTGGAA
This portion of the Anoplopoma fimbria isolate UVic2021 breed Golden Eagle Sablefish chromosome 17, Afim_UVic_2022, whole genome shotgun sequence genome encodes:
- the LOC129105931 gene encoding opioid growth factor receptor-like protein 1 yields the protein MRTVSLLCCLLKYIFLLAMSVFNFNRLYSVYEWFRRILSLVWRCVKARFGVIVGYAFSQIRLLKGNGNQVEPDKNPEDRPTKKSVSKAEEINPGDRPTERSVSVEVKDINPGDRPTERSVSVEVKDINPGDRPTERSSSAEVKDINPGDRPTERSVSKAEEINPGDRPTERSSSAEFEDINPGDRPTERSSSAEFEESRPEGQHEPAAGKRAADPDRVLTCKRQRVEEGDGEFDGEEYRVQTTDELFCGYDSTWETEEPQRASVMRTRRPAAYNQKFDRFFNSARDMQNYRHDYPSQFRKKRWNQGSDDMPNLNFYLGMECSKPDGVYIQDFHDDWYGQYDRLERVHSYIQWLFPLQEPGMNYEASTLTKKEIEEFCENATAKANLLKSYKLMLDFYGIELCDEKTGEVGRASNWRERFNNLNSRTHNNLRITRILKCQGTLGFRHYQAPLVRFFLEETLVHEELPNVKESVLNYFVFAVLNKRERRNLIKFAFLSYDRKDEFVWCPKRIQMIWSQGMKGRRGNFGTGRQNICPEENVTEAQSSKDGEEMGSDDEADALQILDISSSCSGLF